The region ataataaACTCCTTTATTTAAAGACAATGAAACTCAAGTAAAGAGCATACAATATATTTGTCcataattataaagtaaataaacaacaaaactaGGGCACCTTAGCACTCAGACCTGCAACCCATCCGTTACTGTTTGCTGcttctcagaaaatagggagtTTTATTGTCTCTATTCATCAGAGGAATACCAAAATggaaaattgttatatctttgacctaaataataattatgcttacaacaaaaaaagtaattttgtctAAGTATTTGCATCAAATTTggatgtttatgttttatttcaccTAGGTTGAGCCCAACAATACTTTAAATTGGCATGatacttaatgatttttaatgtgtatattatttcatttgatcttcacatgATGAAAGAAACTATAGGACAGAATTATCACCCAGATTTTCCTattcaagaaaatgaaactgaGAGAAGTGATACGATTTTCAATGTCACAGAGCTAGCAAGTTGTGCTAACAGAATTCAAATATACCCATTATCTTAGTCCAGTGCTCTTTTCTTCTGTGTATTGTGACACACAAATGTGCATGATgtacttgatttaatttttttccatttatatagttttatttggaTTGTTTATATCAGTATAGTGAAACTAAATTTTAGAGACATTggatttcattattataaaaggGAGACATGGAAATTTTTTACCTGGTGAAAGATTTCAGAACTTCAGTGGAACAGGCAGCTTCATGTTGATGTGATTTCAACAGTGAtttaaaatgctttccaagaatGTCAtcatctctaaataaaaaataaaccttgtGGTCTAGAAGTACTTTGGGGCCTCCATATTCCAGGAGAAGAATTTTATCTCCAACTTTCATACTAACTGACTGAGTCTCTGCACCCTTTTCTTGAGGGCCTGACCAAAGAGCTACTACTGCTGCTTGCGATACTTTGCCTGGAGATTTTACTGTAAGTATAATGCCTGCTTTGGTTACAGTTTCAGCTGCACTTTGTTCAACCAATACTCGGTTAAAGAGCAGAAGAAACTTTCTAACTGCTTGTCCTGCCTCAACTTCCACATCTGCTGCCACAGCCCATACTCTGTTCTTGCACTGCTGCTACAagctgatttaaatttttaaagaataaattatgtgGTTGCACAGTGGATAAGTTTGGTGTCTTAAATAAGACATTTGctgtcttttataaaataaacccaTCCATCTACAGAGTGGCTTTTGAGGATGTCTACTGCTTTTTGACAGAAAGATAGAAACATGACATCACAGATCCAAATTAAGAACTACAGgactggccaggcgaggtggctcacgcctgtaatcctagcactctgggaggctgaggcgagcggattgctcgaggtcaggagttcgaaaccagcctgagcaagagtgagaccctgtctctacgataaatagaaagaaattaattggccaactaataaatatagaaaaaattagcctgacatggtggcgcatgcctgtagtccaagctacttgggaggctgaggcagaaggattgcttgagcccaggagtttgaggttgctgtaagataggctgacgccatggcattcactctagcctgggcaacaaagcgagactgtgtctcaaaaaaaaaaaaaaaaaaaaaaaaaaaagaactacaggACTGTAGGATGAGACAAGTATATAGTTAGGAGTGTTTTTACCAGTTGGCTCAAAGCCTTCTGCCCAAAAAATATCCACCCTACTGGCCTGCAGGAATGTCTAAAAAGTTCCACtaattatcataataataaccaTGATATATAAGCACATAAAAACTACTTTACATTATCTGCTATAACTCTACTCACAACTTTTCTTCTAAACAGatcataattttccattttccatgaaTAGCCTAAAACTCAGGAAAGTCGAGTTAATTTTACCATGTTCCCACAGGTGAGAACACAGCCAAACCTGCTTCAAAAAcctgatttttctgtgttttttttttgtaattaccACTGTCTCATCATTTGTTTCACTTCTTTGTATTAAGAAGTAGCTCAAGGAAGTCCTTGTTTAAACCAACTATGTTGCTTGAACAGCATTACATTTAGATTTGAAATTTTAGGTTATAATGTCAAGTTATGAGTCTTTCCAGAGAAGAAGTATGTCTGAGTCAGCTTGATTTTTGAACTTAGATCTGAGTCATCCCTTCTTCAAACTAGTGACCATAACAGGTGGAAAAATTATGACAATAATGGAACCATTGTTCAAACATTAACTAgagttattttttgaaattgtctTCACAGCCTTCACATGTTTCCTTCAGTGGGGGTAAATCTTTGCTTTTTGAGTATAAATTTGATTGTCTTATCtccaaaaaaagtaatttattgttATTGGTTTCCTTCCTAAAAGCAACTGTAATAAGGACAGTGGGGTTAGCATTGCCTCTGCTCATGGGCAGATTCCCCACTGGTCAGTTCAGTTCCAACTCAGCCAAGGGGAACTCCTTTCCTCAGGTCCTCTTCCCCACCTAGGTATAAAACTTGCTACTCCCTGTTCAGGGATGGCAGAACCATAGATCTGCAGGTTGTCCAAAACTGATCAGTCAGATAAGGGTGAGATGGCAGACGGAGGAGGGTCCAAGCTTTAGGATACCTCATCCTCCAAAGTGCTTCCATTTTGCTCCCTTGTCTTTTGATAGATGGCTCTCGCATTCCTCCCTCCAAAAGCTTATCTTTTTAGTTATACTTTGTCTCTCCTTTCCCCAGGCTCTTCTTATTTGGCATTCCAAGAATAAAAAACTGTCCCTGAAAGAACGTGTCTGAGAAGAGAATCTTAGCGTAGGATATGGGCTGGCACAGTGTTTTTATCTTTGGGCTTCAGTGTTGAATGAGGTAAGAAAAAATGGCTTTCACCTTACAAATGGAGAGAACAAGCAGATACTACTTTGAGATATAATTGTGCCTCACGTCTCAACTATTGAAATGGTATATTTTCTTCCAGCAAAGCCTGAGAAAATGAAATTACctctaatataaaaaaaaaaaccctttagctaataatgataagaaaacataCAGCTGaatactataaattttatttaatataatcacATATTAATTaactatagaatattttaattctttttcataatatttctacCACAGAAGAGTTACAAttggaggaagagagaaattcaAAAATGTGAAGGTTGGTAAGGATTAAGAAAAATCTAAGGATAGATTTTTAAGTAAGCATTCACCAGACTATATAATTATTACCAACTTTTAGAAAAGCTTATGTTAGCTTTCAGGAAAAAATGTTATGCCTATATGTACGTTatgcttccattaaaaaaaaaaaagcttttatttttcttttaaaaaaaggagagttATTATACTTGCTTTTCTCTAAATTTCACCTTTTGGTTGATATTGAAGATTATACTGTTGAACAACTGTTTCCTCTCATATTATTGTGTTAAGGGTtagaaatggtaaaaaaaaaaaaacaaaaaaacaaaaaaaaacattctgtaaGGGTGAACCATGGCTCAGTCCTTCAAGAGGACTAAGCAATATGctgatgagaaatattttttttttttttgagacagagtcacactctgttgccagggctagagtgccattgcatcagtctagctcacagtgacctcaaactcctgggctcaagcaatcctcctgcctcagcctccaaagtagctaggactacaggcatgtgtcattatgcccggctaaattattttctatatatttttaattgttctgctaattcctttctatttttagtagagatggggtgtcccTCTtgcctggtctggaactcttgaccttgagcgatcctccagcctcagcctcccagaatgctaggattataggagtgagccactgtgctcagccctgataagaaatactttaaaacagtCCAAGATCATAAAAGACAGGTCAGAATAAGGATTTAAATCTAGAAAAGTAAAAgtgcagaaaaagaggaaatgatatAAAGGTGAGTTCTAAAACATTTGGGTTAGAGAGTTCTAAAACATTTGGGCTTGTATTTATTTAGAAGTAGGAATGCCACTggtgacattaaaaaaatgtgaccATTGACCCTATTCTGGAATAGATCAATAAATGAATAGGGAAACAATGCCTCAACTGTTAAGCCACAACAGAAGTGAAATGTACCTCTCCTTACTCCaagatttaattttaactttaatatacAGTCCTAATtctagaacaaaaaataaaaaatcactggGCCATTGTCTCCAGAGAATAAAACCTTTGATTTGGTCATAAATACAAAGAGCAGTACATATTAGTTATTCccaccaaaacaacaaatatctCTCTCTACTTAAAAGATAGGACTACCCAGAAAAACATTTACATTGGCCAATacttttatttgatttgtttGCTCTTGGTGAGTGATACATGAAGATACTTCATTTGAAGGGATTCAAGAGTTCAGATTTTGGCAAGGTATGAAGAGGGAATTTTCTATaatcctctttttttctcctgactACTACATTGGTCAGGATGAACTAGATGAACTCCCTGAGGCTACAACAGGAGGGTTCTTTCATGGTGTGCAGCAAGATATTTACGTAGTCagctttccttgtcttttttatCTCCTACCCACTAGGACACCAAAACACCATCTGATTTTGACGTCATGTACCAGGAGGTTACCGcacagaaaatgttttgtttctgctCTATTTGAcctattttgttataatagcaTCAATATTATTAGTTCTCTGGCCTGGGTCTGTATTTATGTTTGGAAAAGCAAAGACAAACTGTTCAcggacattttaaaaagcaacagtaAAAGAACTGGCCTAATTCTGCAACATCCCACTTCTTGCAATATCCCCTAGATCTCTGAAATAAACAAGTCTGAAGTGTGCTTAGAGGCTTACAAGGATTCCAGATTTCAATGGCTTCCCTTTTGACTCTTAAAAtactatttactttttaaagtgctTATGTGGAAGTAAGATTATTGGGAATATTGGTATATCATTGAATAGGTGTTTATAGTTGAATACTGTTTCTACCAGCCTCTCATAATTTCCTGTTGAATAACCAAAAGGCCATAAGACATAGtctaaatcaatgaaataaagtcATAATTTATTAAGGAAAGGAGAGAATATGATTGGGATAAGGAATtagggaaaaagaaggaaaataaaataagaaataaggaaaggTGTATTTAACATACAGAAACTTAggtccacatttaaaaaaaaaaggcagccatagacaaaacaaaaaacctatctATCTTCTTCCACagtaagcaaaataataaaatttgtgttCTATTTGTGTTCTATTTGACAAgttattatggactgaatgtttgtgccccctccctgccccaaattcatatgttgaagtcctaatactcagtgtggctgtatttggtGATGAGCCCTTAAagaaagtaattaaggttaaatgaggtcatacaGGTGGGGCCATAAtcaataggattagtgcccttataagaagggCACCAGACAGAGAAATACAGagatctctctctcctcctctcccttcttctgtccttctctctctctttctctttctccctctccctccacacaCATGGACAAAGGAAGGCCATATAGCTGTATCCAGAAAATGAATTGGCCTGaaccttggactttccagcttccagagctgtgagaaaataaatttctatgattTAAACCATACAGTCTAtcgtattttgttatagcagcccaaacatatcaaaacatattttgGTATTGAGAAGTTGAGTGTTGTTGTAACAATacctaaaaatgtagaaatggcTTTGGAATTGGGTGATGGATAGAAGCTGAAATAGTTTTGAAGTATATGCCAGAAAAAGACTAGACTGTAGTGAAGGGAATgttgatattaatagaaatatggaTGTTAAAGGCAATTCTGGTGAgggatcagaaagaaaaaaagagagctgAAAGCCTAGATATACTCagagaatacataaataattataaacagaATGTTTGTAGAAATATGGACATTAAAGACCATTCTGGTAAAGTctcagagagaaaggagaaacacATCATTGGAAATTGGAAGAAAGGCTATCCTTGCTATAAAGTTCCAAACAACTCGGCTGAATTGTGTTCTCGTTTTGTAGAAGGTAGAACTTGTCAGTGAAAAAGACTGGATGTTTGGTAAAGAAGATTTCTAAACAAAGTATGGAAGGTATGGATTGAGTCTTCCTTACTGCTTAGAGAAAAGTACAAGAGGAAAAAGATGAATTGAAGAGGAAAtactaaacaaaaagaaaccagtaTTTGACgatttagaaaattctcagcctatccaTTTTGTAAAAAACGAGGAAGGCTGTTTTGAAGAGAAACTAAGGGCTGAACAACGATTTAATAAGGAGATCAATATGGGTGTGAGCCACAGATTAATCAGGCATTTTAGCAGAAGCCAGGAATAGAGATGGGATTGTACTAACAGAAACACTGCTAGCAGGGACCAAAGAAAGCAGACAAAATGAGATGAAATGAAGAAGGCTTCAAATATGCTTattctttaagaaaaggaaagaatgatgTTGAAAATGATTCAGAGATCATCATGGTAGCTACTCCCACAACAGGCTTAGAAGCACAGCTGCTCCCTCCTTGGTTTCAGAGGGTAGAGCTCACTCTGTAGTTTCAACAGGCCAGGCTGCCCATGGCCTTGGAGGTAAGGCCCCCAGCAGAGCCTTGGAGGCAGCGCTCTGACCCAGCAGTGGGGTTGGGAACACTTTGTCTGAAGAAGCCTCAGAAAGACTTTAACACGGCGTGAGCAGGAGGGTGGGAGAAAGGCAACTAGAAGCAAGGGCGTTGATCTGAAAGTCCACTGGT is a window of Microcebus murinus isolate Inina chromosome 1, M.murinus_Inina_mat1.0, whole genome shotgun sequence DNA encoding:
- the LOC105869271 gene encoding uncharacterized protein LOC105869271, which gives rise to MSPAARMQKPGCPRVSTRELERLLVSPQQPKCPIRGQDEQIPAVVTQKDTELLHNDASSRASLPSFVQKVLDQSTDSRLQQCKNRVWAVAADVEVEAGQAVRKFLLLFNRVLVEQSAAETVTKAGIILTVKSPGKVSQAAVVALWSGPQEKGAETQSVSMKVGDKILLLEYGGPKVLLDHKVYFLFRDDDILGKHFKSLLKSHQHEAACSTEVLKSFTR